The DNA sequence AGTGGCGGCCTGGCTTCCGGTTCTGGTGGCTTCGGCGTTGGGGACGACAGTGCTTCTCCACAAGGAGGACGGATAGTGGCGAATATGCGCCGGTCTAGAGTTAATGCGTTCGCTAGCGTCTTGTGCGCTGGCGCGGCCTTTTGTGCTATTTTTGCATTCGCGACACCCCAAGCTGCCGCGCAGCTCGCAATTGCGGGCGACGTCAGTGTGCCTGAAAACGCCAAGATGCTGCTGGCATCGGATGAGCTGATCTACAACAATGACACCGGCGTTGTGATTGCGACCGGTGGTGTGCAGATTGATTATGGCAATTACAAGCTGGTGGCCGACCGGGTCGAGTATGATCAAAACTCCGGCCGCATGAAGGCAATCGGCTCGGTCGAGATGATCGAACCGAGTGGCAACCGGATCTACGCCGACAACCTTGATGTGACCGACGATTTTGCTGACGGATTTCTCAATGCATTGAGAATCGAAACAACCGACAATACCCGCATCGCAGCGGAGAGCGCCGAACGCAGTGGCGGCAGCCAAACCACATTCAACAATGGCGTTTACACCGCCTGCGAAGCTTGTGAGGAGGACCCTGACAGGGCACCGTTCTGGCAGGTCAAGGCCCAGCGTATTATCCAGAACGGCGAGACCAAGACCATCCGGCTTCAGCACGCGACTTTCGAGTTGTTCGGCATGCCGATTGCCTACCTGCCCTATCTCGAGGTTCCCGACAGCTCGGCCAAGCGAAAGACCGGTTTCCTGGCGCCTAGCTACAGCAGCAGTGACACTCTGGGTTACTCGGTCTCTGTGCCGTTCTATGTCGCGATCTCGCCTTATATGGACGCGACCTTCACCGGCAGGGGTTACACCAGGCAAGGTTTCCTCGGCGAAGCCGAATTCCGGCAGAACTTTGCCAATGGCGAAGTGACATTGCGCATGGCGGGCATTTCCCAGCTCAATCCTGACGAATTTACAGCAAATACGTCCGATGCGCTTGAGACCGAACGCGGCATGATCTCGTCAAAGGGCGAGTTCCGGATCAATCCGCGCTGGGTCTTCGGCTGGGATGGCATGCTCCAGAGCGACAACAATTTTTCAAAGACTTACGGGATAGATGGCTACAACAGCACGACGGTGAAGTCGGAAGTCTATCTGACCGGTCTGACAAACCGCAGCCTCTTCGATCTTCGGGCCTATCGGTTCGATATCCAGAACGCGGACGAGTTCAATTCGGCCGAGCACAAGCAGGCAGTTGTTCATCCGTCACTCGATTACAAGCGAACCTTTTCCGACCCCCTCCTGGGCGGCGAGCTGGCGCTCAATGTCAACGGCTATTCGGTGTCACGCCAGACTGATGACATCTCGGTAAAGACACTCGGCCCCGATCGCTACCGTGGCTTTGCCGGAGAGAATTCGCGATTGAGCGCGGAACTTGAATGGAAGAAGACCGTGACCGTCGGCAACGGGCTGCGGCTGACGCCGATTCTGGCTGCGCGCGGCGATTTGAACTCGGTTGATATCGACACCGCTCCTGCAGATTATGACGGGGTGTTCGCCGGCAACGGAACGCATGCCCGCGGCATGGTGACAGCAGGTCTGGAATCCAGCTATCCGGTGCTGATCACCACGGCCAAGTCCAGCCATGTTATCGAGCCGATCGCGCAAGTGTATGTCCGGCCCGATGAGCAACTGGCAGGCGGCATTCCCAATGAGGATGCGCAGAGTTTCGTTTTCGATACGACCTCGCTGTTTGAACGCGACAAATTTACCGGTTTTGACAGAACCGAAGGCGGTATCCGCGCCAATGTCGGGGTTCGGTATACCGGCAGCTACAACAATGGCTTCACCACCCAGGCTGCGTTCGGCCAGTCCTATCATCTGGCCGGGCTGAATTCCTTTGCTACGCCGGACCTGTCGCAAGCGACCCAAAACTCCGGGCTTGAGGAAGACGTGTCGGATTATGTCGGCATGGTCGGATTTACCTACAAAGGCATTTCGCTCACCACGTCGGCCCGTTTTGACAAGGATGATTTTCGCCCGGAACGCACCGATGTGCGCGCTGGTTTCAGCAAGGGGCGGCTGTCGAGTTCGCTCACCTATAGTGAAATCAAGGCGCCCCGGCCAAACACGTATTCAGAAGACGATCGCCGCGAAGTCACCGGTTCTGCCTCGCTCAAAATTCATGACTTCTGGCGGGTCGCAGCGTCAGCCAACTACGATCTGGTGAACGATGAATTCGACAGCACCAAATTCGGGCTGCTTTACGAAGACGAGTGCTTTGCGTTCTCCCTCGCCTATGAGAACATTCGTAGCAGCACAAGCGCCAATGACTGGAGTGTTGGCGCCAGACTGAGCTTTCGGACGCTTGGTGGAATTGACACAGGTGGTGTAGACAGACCGCTGCTGGAACCTAGTTTCTGATGCTATCAGACGAGGACCGGCGGATCCTTCTGGACCGTTGCCTCGTTTCCGCCGCATCGCACAGGCATTTACGAGCGACTCTGGATTTGCGAAACTACCAGTGTCTGTTTCGACTGAAATAGAGGACCAGAACATATGCATATTCCCGCAAATCTCCGCTTTACCGGATTGTTGCTCGCCGCAGTTGTCGCGTTTTCATTCGCACCTGTGTCGACACCGGCCGTTTTTGCCGCCAGTCAAATCAAGATCGTGGTCAACAACCAGGCCATCACCAGCGTTGACCTTGCTCGCAGGGTGGCATTTCTGAAATTGCAGCGGACAAGCGGCAATCTCGGCAAAAAGGCGCGTGAGCAGCTCGTCGACGAAGCCCTGAAGCTTCAGGAAGCGATCAGGGTCCGTGCACTCGTCAGCGACGGGCAGGTCGATGCTTCGTTCGCGCGGTTTGCATCGTCCAACAAACTGTCGCCAAAACAGCTGACCCAGATCCTCAACCAGGCTGGCGTGACCCCAAAGCACTTCAAGAACTTTATCCAGATCCAGATGAGCTGGCCGCGCGTCCTGCAGGCGGTTGGTGTTGGCTCCAGCAGCGGCGGCTTGTCGACCCAGGAACTGGTTTCGAAAATGCTCGAACGGGGCTCTGACCAGCCCTCGACCACCGAATATATCCTTCAACAGGTGATTTTCGTGGTCCCCGCCAGCAAGCGTAACAATGCGACGCTCAACGCCCGCAAACGCGAAGCAGATCAATTACGTGGTCGGCTCAAGGATTG is a window from the Hoeflea sp. IMCC20628 genome containing:
- a CDS encoding peptidylprolyl isomerase, with the translated sequence MHIPANLRFTGLLLAAVVAFSFAPVSTPAVFAASQIKIVVNNQAITSVDLARRVAFLKLQRTSGNLGKKAREQLVDEALKLQEAIRVRALVSDGQVDASFARFASSNKLSPKQLTQILNQAGVTPKHFKNFIQIQMSWPRVLQAVGVGSSSGGLSTQELVSKMLERGSDQPSTTEYILQQVIFVVPASKRNNATLNARKREADQLRGRLKDCDSAGSMMTGLRDVSLRKLGRIMQPELPPEWRPLIEKTKSGGSTSTRVTERGIEFITICSAKTVSDDKAAELVFRSENDDAGETADAKKYLEELRGRAVIANK
- a CDS encoding LPS-assembly protein LptD produces the protein MRRSRVNAFASVLCAGAAFCAIFAFATPQAAAQLAIAGDVSVPENAKMLLASDELIYNNDTGVVIATGGVQIDYGNYKLVADRVEYDQNSGRMKAIGSVEMIEPSGNRIYADNLDVTDDFADGFLNALRIETTDNTRIAAESAERSGGSQTTFNNGVYTACEACEEDPDRAPFWQVKAQRIIQNGETKTIRLQHATFELFGMPIAYLPYLEVPDSSAKRKTGFLAPSYSSSDTLGYSVSVPFYVAISPYMDATFTGRGYTRQGFLGEAEFRQNFANGEVTLRMAGISQLNPDEFTANTSDALETERGMISSKGEFRINPRWVFGWDGMLQSDNNFSKTYGIDGYNSTTVKSEVYLTGLTNRSLFDLRAYRFDIQNADEFNSAEHKQAVVHPSLDYKRTFSDPLLGGELALNVNGYSVSRQTDDISVKTLGPDRYRGFAGENSRLSAELEWKKTVTVGNGLRLTPILAARGDLNSVDIDTAPADYDGVFAGNGTHARGMVTAGLESSYPVLITTAKSSHVIEPIAQVYVRPDEQLAGGIPNEDAQSFVFDTTSLFERDKFTGFDRTEGGIRANVGVRYTGSYNNGFTTQAAFGQSYHLAGLNSFATPDLSQATQNSGLEEDVSDYVGMVGFTYKGISLTTSARFDKDDFRPERTDVRAGFSKGRLSSSLTYSEIKAPRPNTYSEDDRREVTGSASLKIHDFWRVAASANYDLVNDEFDSTKFGLLYEDECFAFSLAYENIRSSTSANDWSVGARLSFRTLGGIDTGGVDRPLLEPSF